AAGACATTGACGGTGAAGCGCTGGCTACCCTGGTGGTGAACAAGCTGCGTGGCACCATCCAGGTTTGCGCGGTGAAAGCGCCGGGCTTCGGCGACCGCCGCAAAGCCATGCTGCAGGACATCGCCACCCTGACCGGCGGCAAAGCCATCACCGAAGACCTGGGCCTGAAGCTGGAAGGCATCCAGATCACCGACATGGGTCGCGCCAAGAAAATCACGATTGACAAAGACAACTGCACCATCGTGGAAGGCAAAGGCAAGGGTTCGGAGATTGAAGGCCGCGTAAAAGAAATCCGTGGCCAGATGGAAAAAGCTACCAGCGACTATGATCGCGAGAAGCTGCAAGAGCGCCTGGCCAAGCTGGTGGGCGGTGTTGCCGTGATTCGCGTCGGCGCTGCCACCGAAACCGAAATGAAGGAAAAGAAAGCCCGCGTGGAAGACGCCATGCACGCGACGCGCGCAGCCGTGGAAGAAGGCATTGTCCCCGGCGGCGGCGTGGCCCTGGTGCGCTGCGCGGCTGCCCTGGCCGACCTCAAGTTCAAGAATGACGATGAGGAAACCGGTGCGGAAATCGTGCGTCGTGCCCTGGAAGAGCCTTTGCGCCAGATCGTCGCCAACTCCGGCGAAGAGGGTGCAATCGTTGTGGGCAAGATTCGCGACTCAAAAGACAATAACTATGGTTACAACGCTCAGACTGACAAGTTTGAGGACCTGGTTAAGGCCGGCGTGATCGATCCTACCAAGGTGACCCGCACCGCCCTGCAGAACGCGGCTTCCATCGCTGCTCTCATGCTGACCACCGAAGCTCTGGTCTCCGACGTTCCGGAAGACAAGAAAGCTCCGGCCGGCGGCGGCGAGCACGGCGGCATGCCCTACGGCGGATAAGTTAAGCTAGCGCTCCGTATTACTCCAAAGCCCCGCAGAAATGCGGGGCTTCTTTTATGTC
This genomic interval from Terriglobia bacterium contains the following:
- the groL gene encoding chaperonin GroEL (60 kDa chaperone family; promotes refolding of misfolded polypeptides especially under stressful conditions; forms two stacked rings of heptamers to form a barrel-shaped 14mer; ends can be capped by GroES; misfolded proteins enter the barrel where they are refolded when GroES binds), producing MPKVIVHGEESRQAILRGVNVLADAVKVTLGPRGRNVVINKKFGSPVITKDGVTVAKEIELGDSLENMGAQMVREVASKTSDVAGDGTTTATVLAQAIYRDGVKTVAAGANPMALKRGIERAVATICGTLDKNGERTKGFLDTLSKPVSGDMIAQVGTISANNDETIGRIIAEAMKKVGKDGVITVEEARTMETSLDVVEGMQFDRGYLSPYFVTDPERMEAVLDDALILINEKKISTMKDLLPILEQVAKQGRPLLIIAEDIDGEALATLVVNKLRGTIQVCAVKAPGFGDRRKAMLQDIATLTGGKAITEDLGLKLEGIQITDMGRAKKITIDKDNCTIVEGKGKGSEIEGRVKEIRGQMEKATSDYDREKLQERLAKLVGGVAVIRVGAATETEMKEKKARVEDAMHATRAAVEEGIVPGGGVALVRCAAALADLKFKNDDEETGAEIVRRALEEPLRQIVANSGEEGAIVVGKIRDSKDNNYGYNAQTDKFEDLVKAGVIDPTKVTRTALQNAASIAALMLTTEALVSDVPEDKKAPAGGGEHGGMPYGG